A window from Musa acuminata AAA Group cultivar baxijiao chromosome BXJ3-10, Cavendish_Baxijiao_AAA, whole genome shotgun sequence encodes these proteins:
- the LOC135651841 gene encoding protein SENSITIVE TO PROTON RHIZOTOXICITY 1-like, which translates to MNGSGGRNPGQEPFLPLGGGGRDPGGAPLASHDPFLPLLNLSALGQKMDSLRRFLSDAIDSRTVIGDDQLQMVSSHIASAVQGIILNGAALLASSQPLNPSPSFAAAGGPTSRDAVTPRFAETRSGSPPSIQFGNGSEPPTSDPAAAIGEEDDIVEIDAAELLAEHVHLCEICGKGFKRDANLRMHMRAHGDRFKTLEALSKPDREVRPSDGWEAVPGRRVRFSCPYPGCNRNRAHKKFRPLKSVACVKNHFKRSHCPKMYSCHRCNKKNFSLVADLRSHLKHCGVTRWRCSCGTSFSRKDKLFGHITLFEGHMPAVEVGAEEEVKKKGVILEVDEEEEEGVGGAEKDGEGFDSEFFKGIMEDFDEIERRSGRMR; encoded by the coding sequence ATGAATGGCTCCGGCGGTCGGAACCCTGGCCAGGAGCCGTTCTTGCCCCTCGGCGGTGGCGGCCGTGACCCCGGGGGCGCGCCCTTGGCGAGCCACGACCCCTTCCTACCCCTCCTCAACCTCTCCGCCCTCGGCCAGAAGATGGACTCCCTCCGCCGCTTCCTCTCTGATGCCATAGACAGTCGCACCGTCATCGGCGATGACCAGCTACAGATGGTCTCCTCCCATATCGCCTCGGCCGTCCAGGGGATCATCCTCAACGGCGCCGCTCTTCTCGCCTCCTCCCAACCGCTTAATCCCTCCCCCTCCTTCGCTGCCGCTGGTGGTCCCACCTCTCGAGATGCAGTGACCCCTCGCTTCGCCGAGACCAGATCCGGTAGTCCGCCGTCCATCCAATTCGGAAACGGATCCGAGCCGCCGACCTCGGATCCGGCGGCGGCGATCGGGGAGGAGGACGACATAGTGGAGATCGATGCTGCAGAGCTTCTGGCGGAACATGTCCACCTCTGCGAGATCTGCGGCAAGGGTTTCAAGCGTGACGCGAACCTCCGGATGCACATGAGAGCTCACGGCGACCGGTTCAAGACCCTGGAAGCCCTCTCGAAGCCGGACCGGGAAGTTCGCCCGTCGGATGGCTGGGAGGCGGTACCCGGGAGAAGAGTTAGGTTCTCTTGCCCGTATCCCGGGTGCAACAGGAACCGGGCGCACAAGAAGTTCCGACCACTCAAGTCGGTGGCGTGCGTGAAGAACCACTTCAAGAGGAGCCACTGCCCCAAGATGTATTCTTGCCACCGGTGCAATAAGAAGAACTTCTCGTTGGTGGCTGACCTTAGGAGCCACCTCAAGCATTGCGGAGTGACCCGGTGGCGGTGCTCGTGTGGGACAAGCTTCTCGAGGAAGGATAAGCTTTTTGGGCATATCACTCTGTTCGAGGGGCACATGCCAGCGGTTGAAGTGGGTGCGGAGGAGGAAGTGAAGAAGAAAGGTGTGATTTTGGAAgtagacgaagaagaaga